The Salegentibacter mishustinae genome includes a window with the following:
- a CDS encoding response regulator — MDKSISVLIIDDHPIIASAYESALESFVTQNATYNFKITSIYNLDEAQLLLNNPNFVENIDLVFLDMRLPASSDGSLVSGEDLGNQIKTKQPGARIIVSTTFNDNYRLHNILQSINPEGFLVKNDINHKELLSAVENVLAGSPYYSKTVLNLLRKQVGSDIYLDEVDRKMLYELSIGSKLKDLTDLLPLSVAGIEKRRRNLKKIFGISGAEDRELVKVAKEKGFL, encoded by the coding sequence ATGGATAAATCTATTTCGGTATTAATTATTGATGATCACCCTATTATTGCAAGTGCATACGAATCTGCCTTAGAGAGTTTTGTGACTCAAAATGCCACGTATAATTTTAAGATCACGAGCATTTATAACTTAGATGAAGCCCAATTGCTATTAAACAATCCTAATTTTGTTGAAAATATTGATCTGGTATTTTTGGATATGCGTTTACCTGCTAGCAGTGATGGAAGTCTTGTTTCGGGGGAAGACCTTGGCAACCAAATAAAGACTAAACAGCCTGGGGCCCGTATTATAGTTTCTACCACTTTTAATGATAATTATCGTTTACATAATATTCTGCAATCCATAAATCCTGAAGGATTTTTGGTTAAAAACGATATTAATCATAAAGAGTTACTAAGTGCTGTAGAAAATGTCCTTGCCGGTTCCCCTTATTATAGCAAAACGGTACTCAACCTGCTTAGAAAACAGGTGGGGAGTGATATTTATTTAGATGAAGTGGATCGTAAAATGCTCTACGAACTCTCTATTGGGTCTAAGTTAAAGGATCTAACCGATCTCCTTCCCCTTTCGGTAGCTGGGATCGAAAAACGCCGACGAAATTTAAAGAAAATCTTTGGTATTTCTGGAGCAGAAGACCGGGAATTGGTGAAAGTGGCAAAGGAGAAAGGCTTTTTATAG